Genomic segment of Triticum aestivum cultivar Chinese Spring chromosome 6A, IWGSC CS RefSeq v2.1, whole genome shotgun sequence:
GACGGCTAGAAAAACTTCAATCAACAAAATGGATGGCCAAAAATCAAGGGGGGTGCGGGAGGGCTGGGTTTAGGTTCAGTTTTACTGTCTTAAATGTGGCTGTAAATATTTATGAAAGTTCAATTAAATTTGAACTTGCGCTGGACATCAGGGGAAAGGCCATGAGCCCTTGTGCTTCATAGTCTTGTACTTGTAAAGCTTTTTGCGTTTTCCTCAGCGGACAGACGTCAGACTCCATTGCATTTCACGGGGTGGAAACGCAACACCAGGGACAATAGCGTCATGGTAGAGCGGTGTTTCCCTGCGTGTTATGTCAGCATGTCAACGAGAGTGTCCCAATGTGGGCCGGGCAAAAACGCCGTTGACCCCGACGTCTCTCGTGTATCGTTGTGATGGGTGACATCACCTAAAATGGTTAGATTGTGCAAATGTTTCAACCCAGACTGCAAGGGTTAATTCATGCTTATAGAAAGATCAAAACAGTGGTTTTGGCGCAATCCGTCATACATATAGCATGAGTCTACCGACTTGCAAAAATGAAAGGGTTGTCACCCCCGCTGTTTCGGGGGCATATTTGTGACATTCGGTATAAAAGCAAGGGGGTTTCGAAAAAAAATCCAGACTCTAGCCCCACCCGCCGCGACGCTGCCATGTCGCGCTGATGTTGCATACAACTATCGACGAACCGTATGTGCACCTAGAGACAAGTTTAGGCACCAACTTCACGAATTTTACAACATTATAGGCATCAAAGTGGTCATCGTGTGCAACTTGTTGTACCACTGCGGTATTTCCCTCCATTAAATCGTATGCACAACGGTTTTGTACATGCTGTATCCTATGGCCCACAATCTGAACTTCTCTGATCGTACGGGCGTCGGATGACAATTTATCGTATGCATAGCATCATTCTACCGGAAAGGAAATTGCGACCGGAATTAAAAACCTTGGTCTCAACTGTGTGAAGCCGTGGTTGACCATGAAACGGAGGAGACAGacatccacatgcatgcatgcatgcaggccaAGCCTCCTACGATTTAGGCCGAGACGCCATGTCCCCACACATGCACCGACATTGCCGTCGTACCGCTCGCCGGGGCCTCTCCCCGCTTAAGTAACTCGCCACCTCCCTCTCTGACGCATTCCCCCTCCCCCGCCACGCAGCGTCGACCAACCGGAGGGGCCGAGCTTAATTAGCCGCACgtacccaccaccaccaccccttgCTCCCTTTTCGCGCGCCAATTAAGCTAGGCCGTCGCCGCCGTCGTTTCCGCCGCCGGCTGGCCGGGCAAGATGCCGGGGGCCGTGATCGTGCACCACCACAACAGGTACAAGACGTACCCCGGCGATGTCACCGGCTTCGTCTTCTACTCCTGCCTCGTCGCCTCCGTCGGCGGCTGCATCTTCGGCTACGACATCGGCATGGCCGGTAATTAACCCGTCGCCTCGCCGtcctgtgcatgcatgcatgcatgggtaaTTGGGTGTGGGTGTTGGTTTCCTGGCTCGATCTGACTCTGTTTTCTGTGCTGGCGCCGCTGCGGATGACTGCAGCCAGTTTGACGTCGACGGAGTCGTTCCTGCTCTTGTTCTTCCCGGACATCTACCAGCAGCAGAAGGATCAGGTGATCACGAACCAGTACTGCAAGTTCGACAGCCAGGAGCTGTCCCTCTTCGGCTCCTCCCTTTTCCTGTCCGCGGCGACGGCGTCCCTCTTCGCGAGCCCCATGGCCCGCGCCTTCGGCAGGAAGTGGACGCTCTTCTACGCCGCCGTCGCCTACATCACCGGCGCCTGCATGGGCGGCATTGCCACCACCTTCGCCGTGCTCATCACCGGCCGCTTGCTCCTCGGCGTCGGGGTCGGCCTCTGCATCCACGCCTCGCCTCTCTACCTCTCGGAGATGGCGCCGGCGCAGCAACGCGGGATGCTCAACATCCTCTTCCAGCTGATGATCACCATCGGGATCCTGTCGGCCAGCCTGACCAACTACTGGACGTCCAGGTTCCTCGGCGGGTGGGGCTGGCGGGTCGGGCTGGCGATGGGCGCCGTCCCGGGGTCCGTCATCGCGCTGGGCTCCCTGGCCATCCCAGACACCCCCATCTCCCTGCTGTCGCGGGGCGAGACCGAGCTCGCCCGCGCGACGCTGTCCCAGATCAGGGGCATCGGCCCCGACGACGTGCGGCAGGAGTTCAACGACCTCGCCGCCGCGTGCGAGGAGAGCAAGGCGGTGGCGAACCCGTGGTGGGAGCTGCTCTTCACCGGCAAGTACAAGCCGCAGCTGACGTTCGCGCTGGGGGTGCCCTTCTTCCAGCAGCTGACGGGCATCAACGTGATCATGTTCTACGCGCCGGTGCTGTTCAAGACGGTGGGGTTCCGGAACGACGCGTCGCTCATGTCGTCCGTCATCACGGGGCTGGTGAACGTGTTCTCCACCTTCGTGGCCGTGGTGACCGCGGACAAGGTGGGGCGGCGGGCGCTGTTCCTGCAGGGCGGGACGCAGATGATCATCTCGCAGATCCTGGTGGGCACCTTCATCGGGCTCCAGTTCGGGCTGAGCGGGACGGGGGCCATCTCGGAGCAGTACGCCATGTGCATCGTGCTGTTCGTGTGCGTGTACGTGGCCGGCTTCGCGTGGTCATGGGGGCCCATGGGGTGGCTCATCCCCAGCGAGGTGTACCCGCTGGCGGTGCGGTCGCAGGCGCAGAGCATCACGGTGGCCGTCAACATGTGCTTCACGGCCTTCATCGGCCAGGTGTTCCTCACGCTGCTGTGCCACCTGAGGTTCGGCCTCTTCTACTTCTTCGGCGCATGGCTGCTGCTCATGACCATCTTCATCGCCGTGCTGCTGCCGGAGACCAAGTGCGTGCCGCTCGAGGAGGTGTCGCACGTCTTCAGGAAGCACTGGTTCTGGAGGAAGTACGTCATCGACACCAGCGCCGACGCGCGCGGGGCCGAGATGAGGAAGAGGATAGCGCTAGAGATGAGCTGATCCACGTCCGTCTGGAGACGGAGGTATACATCGGTAGGCAGATCAGAATCAGATCGGTGCAGCAGGCTGATTCGTCGACGTAGCTAGCCAATGGACTCATGGCACGCTTGATGATTACCCAGCTGACAAGACGCACATAGCTAGATCGAGTGCAGAAATTGATTACGCATGCTCATCTCGGCCGACCAGCAAGCTAAATTAGTTGATGTTGATCCTGGTGTTGTAGAATTGATCTTAGCATACACTCATCTTGTAATTGTTTTCCCTTTGTTTCGTGTCAAACTTGTCAATGAAGTATTACAAACAAACAAAAATCCACAATCTCACTACATGGTCGCCACTGCATGATCAATTGCTCAGTAACCATAATAGGTTCTCACATGGTAACATCAAAACGCTCATGGCGGTGGCCTCattcttagagcatcttcaacaggcgcCGAACGCGGCACGCGCAAAAAACAGCTTTAGCGCGCGCCCATCgtctggtttggcgcggcgcgcagcgatcgctccagcagccgcgctaaaatgtagcgcgcgcgccgctccagcagcgcgcaaaaaatgcagcgcgcgctcaTTCTACAAACTAGAAATGTAGGCATTGAAAAGATAGATTGTATAGATTTTAAATgatacaaaggtattttacatcgAAAACATAGATTGCATATTAATAAAAACGACAAACAATAAAAAACGAGATAGATTGCATAAAAAAACTACTCTAAGtcgctatcatcatcatcatcattatcattctCGGCGGTGTCGTCCGAGGTATCTAGCCAGATGTCCAGCCACCGATCATCGTCCGGCGTGAAGAACGACTGCCCACCTGCTGCAACGAGATCGGACTGCGCATTCGCCAAcgccttccgccgacgcctgtccAACCGCTCCTCGCAGCGCCTTCGCGTGTCCTcctcgcggcgccttgcccagtagacctgctcgtaggcgacgtcctccgggtggcgccggcgccactccgccatgacccgctcgtcctcctgggcgacgaggaggcggcgctgccgctcGGCGTGCTCCGCATGGTCTTGCGCCGTGTtcagacgaggcggcggggcgacgttgAGCGCCTGCTGGAGCGTGTACACATCTTGGAAGTTCATCTGGCCGCGCGGCCggctaggcgccacgccgccgcgtcgtacgcgcgggcggcctcgtgcgcCGTCCCATAGGTGCCGAGGCCGAGCCGAAGATCGCCGGAGGGTATCTCCGAGTAGTAGCCGCCGTTGGGGCgcaggcggacgccgcggtagccggacgctcctcggcggcgcggcgccatggcggcgcggcggtggcggggcgctggagcggtggaggcgcgtcggtggcggggcgctgaAGCGGTGGAggcgcgtcggtggcggggcgctggagcggcgcgtggcagagagggagaggaagaggagaagagaaTGCATGGAGAAGGCGCGTGGCGCGCGCCGCACTTTATAGACGCGCCGGAAGCGGTGCGCAAAATATGGCGCGCGAGCTGGCGCCTTTTCGCGCACGCGCGCAAACAGTTCCCGCGTGCGCGAGTTTCCCGTCGCCGCTGGAGCGCGGCAAAATGCCCCGCGCGCGCTAAAAGCTGGGTTTACCCCGCGCGCGCGTCGTTTGGcgcggccgttggagatgctcttaggttcGACCAAGCCCAAGAAGCTCGCCAGCCCTCAGACATGGAATGGTGGCTGCGGAAAACGCTCAAGGTAGCGCTGCTGGGCCTTGCTTCGCTTAAGAGGACCATCGACCGTCAGAGGTCTCACATCAGGTGGCTGAAAAGAGGGAGGCGCCAATACTAAGCTGTTTCAGGCTGTGACCAACGACAGGAGATCCAAAAACTACATCGCACGGCTTAAGCATGAGGCGGAGATCTTCACGGATCAAGGCAAAATTGAGGATGTGTTTGCCGGGGTCTATGACAGGCTGCTGGGTACGACAAATACGCGCGAGCACTCATTAAACCCCGATCTTCTCGGCTTGCCACAGTTAGACCTCGCGGATCTTGAAGAGATCTTCACGGAGGATGAGGTTTGGAACGTGATCGAGGAGCTTCCACCAGATACGCCCCCCGGCCATGACGGCTTCATTGGGTTGTTCTATCACAAAGCTTGGCCGGTTATTAAGCATGACATTATGGCAGCTTTGTTGAAACTATATGTGGGGGACGGCAAGGGCTTCTGCAAGCTCAATAAGGCACACATCGTGCTTATTCCTAAAATAACGGAGGCCTTGGAGGTTAAGGATTATAGGCCCATTAGCCTCCCACACAGTTTCTCTAAGCTCTTTGCCAAGATTCTGGCAATGCGGGCGCGCAGGAGATTGCACGAAGTAGTCAACGCAAATCAGTCCGCTTTCATCAAAGGAAGAAGTATTCATGACAATTACCTTCTGGTTCGGCAAGTTGCCCGCAAAATCTATGCGGCCAGGATCAAGGGGCTCTTCCTCAAGCTCGATATTGCGAGAGCTTTCGACTCGCTCTCATGGCCTTTCTTATTGGAAGTTTTGAGGGCAAAGGGTTTTGGGTTGAGGTGGATCGGATGGGTCTCCATGCTGCTATCTTCGGTGAGCACCAAGATCATAGTGAATGGGAGTCCGGGACGCACAATTTACCATGCCAAAGGCTTGAGGCAAGGGGACCCGTGTCCTCCCGACTATTTGTGATTGCTATGGACGTGCTTACAGCGATGATCTGCAAAGCTTCTGACGAGGGCGTGCTCAGCTCGTTCCGTGGCATCAAGCCTCTGCAAAAGCTGTCCATTTATGCCGACTACGTTGCCATGTTCATCAAGCCTAAGACACAAGACCTGCACTGCTTGAGGGAGCTCCTGGAGGTTTTTGGCGAAGCATCGAGGCTCAAGATCAACTTCGCCAAGTCGGCAGCTATCCTGATTCGTGGAGTTGGGGAGGATGGGCAGAGAGTCAGAGCGATTCTTCGCTGTCAATTGGGTATGTTTCCGCGCAAGTATCTCGGCATACCGTTGACGATCCACCAATTGCGCCGCGCAAATTGGCACCCACTGCTAGATAAGGTCAGGAAGATGGTCCTAGCGTGGCAGAGAGGGCTCATTCACAGACCGGGTAGGCTTATCCTCCTCAAATCAGTGGTCTCTGCAAGGCCCATCCACCAAATCATGGTTCTTGATGCCCCGGTTGGGTCTTCGACAAAATTAACAAATGGATGCGGGCTTTCTTCTGGGCTGGGAAAGACAAAGTTAATGGTGGGCAATGTCTTGTGGCATGGGACACAATTTGTCGACCGACGCGCTTTGGTGGGCTGGGCATAAAGGACCTGAGTTTACAGGCCATTGCTTTGAGAGTGCGTTGGGAATGGCTTCGAAGAACTGATCTGCATCGACCATGGCAGGCattctgtgttggggaacgtagcatgcaatttcaaaaaaattcttacgatcacgcaagatctatctaggagatgcataacaacgagagggggagagtgtgtccacgtaccctcctataccaaaagcggaagcgttaggttaacgcggttgatgtagtcgaacgtcttcgtgatccaaccgatcaagtaccgaacgtacggcacctccgtattcagcacacgttcagctcgatgacgtccctcgaactcttgatccagcagaggatcaagggagagttccgtcagcacaacggcgtggtgacagtgatggtgatgtgatccacgcagggcttcgcctaagcactacgacgctatgaccgg
This window contains:
- the LOC123130411 gene encoding sugar transport protein MST5-like: MPGAVIVHHHNRYKTYPGDVTGFVFYSCLVASVGGCIFGYDIGMAASLTSTESFLLLFFPDIYQQQKDQVITNQYCKFDSQELSLFGSSLFLSAATASLFASPMARAFGRKWTLFYAAVAYITGACMGGIATTFAVLITGRLLLGVGVGLCIHASPLYLSEMAPAQQRGMLNILFQLMITIGILSASLTNYWTSRFLGGWGWRVGLAMGAVPGSVIALGSLAIPDTPISLLSRGETELARATLSQIRGIGPDDVRQEFNDLAAACEESKAVANPWWELLFTGKYKPQLTFALGVPFFQQLTGINVIMFYAPVLFKTVGFRNDASLMSSVITGLVNVFSTFVAVVTADKVGRRALFLQGGTQMIISQILVGTFIGLQFGLSGTGAISEQYAMCIVLFVCVYVAGFAWSWGPMGWLIPSEVYPLAVRSQAQSITVAVNMCFTAFIGQVFLTLLCHLRFGLFYFFGAWLLLMTIFIAVLLPETKCVPLEEVSHVFRKHWFWRKYVIDTSADARGAEMRKRIALEMS